From the genome of Cedecea lapagei, one region includes:
- a CDS encoding type IV toxin-antitoxin system AbiEi family antitoxin, with protein MEHHSHRLGFEFERQMLDALVEALAEAFGSEASVLDASHELHGTELDGMIVIKAPGKILQIFVEVKKKVYPRDLRNAVYQLHRNIHETRHDHEAIGLLAAEVLSPGAKQELKEQNIASFELGGSLYLKHDGWFINIEKPSHRSKKNTQGIDLFTEARESVIHALLINSHGWLTGTELAEQAETSSYTCSLVLQELTLREWVESTGGGPNKRRMLTHPGKLLDAWSEQWKERKENKSKWYTFVENPEYLLVHLAERIDRQKVDYPWAFTGAAAANVYAPLLTSTEGAEIIVPRGYADKMADLLGLKPVSKGANVTLIEREPASLLYRHVRQDHPIFLASPYILYLDLLDGRGRNKELAEHIRERLESLWQQD; from the coding sequence ATGGAACATCACTCACATCGTTTAGGGTTTGAATTCGAAAGGCAGATGCTGGATGCGCTGGTGGAGGCTCTTGCTGAGGCATTCGGCTCTGAAGCCTCAGTGCTCGATGCTTCACACGAGCTACATGGGACGGAGCTTGATGGTATGATCGTAATTAAGGCTCCGGGGAAAATCCTGCAGATTTTTGTCGAAGTCAAAAAGAAGGTTTACCCAAGAGACTTGAGGAATGCCGTGTACCAACTCCACAGAAACATACACGAGACTCGCCATGATCACGAAGCTATTGGGCTGCTCGCGGCAGAGGTATTGAGCCCAGGTGCTAAGCAGGAGCTTAAGGAACAGAATATCGCCTCATTCGAGTTGGGAGGTAGCCTTTATTTAAAGCACGATGGCTGGTTCATCAATATCGAAAAGCCTTCTCATCGTTCTAAAAAGAACACACAGGGCATTGACCTTTTCACTGAGGCTCGTGAAAGTGTAATCCATGCACTTCTGATAAATAGTCATGGATGGTTAACTGGTACTGAACTGGCCGAACAAGCCGAAACTTCCTCGTACACCTGCTCTCTCGTGTTGCAGGAACTGACGTTGCGTGAGTGGGTGGAATCTACTGGTGGAGGGCCGAACAAGCGCAGAATGCTCACTCACCCAGGTAAGCTTTTGGATGCTTGGTCTGAACAGTGGAAGGAGCGCAAAGAAAATAAGTCGAAGTGGTACACCTTTGTTGAAAATCCCGAGTATCTGCTTGTTCACCTTGCGGAACGGATAGATCGCCAGAAGGTGGATTATCCGTGGGCGTTCACAGGTGCTGCGGCGGCTAATGTTTACGCCCCGTTACTGACCAGTACTGAGGGGGCAGAGATCATAGTACCCAGGGGCTACGCGGATAAGATGGCTGACTTGCTAGGCCTAAAGCCAGTGAGCAAAGGGGCGAATGTTACCCTCATTGAGCGCGAGCCCGCAAGCTTGCTATACCGGCATGTGCGCCAGGACCACCCTATCTTTCTAGCAAGTCCTTACATTCTTTACTTAGACTTATTGGATGGTCGAGGCCGCAATAAAGAACTGGCGGAACATATTAGAGAACGATTGGAGTCTTTATGGCAGCAGGATTGA
- a CDS encoding integrase — protein sequence MLDEAAELARQHYSDGSAYSCGREIERLAKFVVENQLVENVVQDWVNPIKRAEDKNKTGREAKKNREDKLPSDIALNVLAEIFAHDPIHERDIFTTSVFAMLMSAPSRITEVLSLPADCEVFEKDREGIERYGWRFFAGKGYEGDIKWIPTVMVDIAKTAVARVRGLSENARQLAKWIEKHPDKFYRHADCPDVADDVPLTMVQTCMALGFAHNSQKTYRSCLGSRGLAKEDGVYTLNSLWQHTMERLPEGFPWFAKDKGIKFSNALFALNVNQFHGNRGCLPVELHKPINNFFNNDMAPREALDGKHASILDRHGYRTENGERVKLTSHQARHLLNTIAQRGGLSNLEIAKRSGRADVKQNRTYNHMTEYELVGMAERLDPTKALFGPVGEVAKHLPVTMQEFNTLEHAAVHVTEYGYCVHDYTMSPCEKFRDCVNCTEQVCIKGDDTEKLDRIKKRLEKLERLFFLADAAVESGEIGTDRWYQYHKKTVTRLRELVAILENPDIENGVQIKLRGNDFSQLRRVVAKTSIEAIEQKGKESEEAAMLDDLTTLLGGGLG from the coding sequence GTGCTTGATGAAGCAGCTGAATTGGCAAGGCAGCACTACTCAGATGGTTCCGCATATAGTTGCGGCCGAGAGATTGAGCGGCTGGCTAAGTTTGTGGTTGAAAACCAGCTTGTAGAAAACGTTGTACAAGATTGGGTCAATCCAATTAAGCGTGCTGAGGACAAGAACAAAACAGGCAGGGAGGCGAAGAAAAATAGGGAAGATAAACTTCCAAGTGATATTGCCCTCAATGTGTTGGCAGAAATTTTTGCCCACGACCCAATTCATGAACGAGATATATTTACAACATCGGTATTTGCCATGTTGATGTCAGCACCGTCACGCATTACTGAGGTGTTATCATTGCCTGCAGATTGCGAGGTGTTCGAAAAGGATCGTGAAGGTATAGAACGCTACGGCTGGCGTTTTTTTGCAGGGAAAGGCTATGAGGGTGATATCAAATGGATACCAACCGTGATGGTCGACATCGCTAAAACAGCCGTAGCTAGAGTTCGAGGGCTCTCTGAAAATGCCCGACAGCTGGCTAAGTGGATAGAGAAACACCCGGATAAATTTTACCGCCATGCTGACTGCCCTGATGTTGCTGATGATGTGCCGTTGACGATGGTTCAGACTTGTATGGCGCTCGGTTTTGCACATAACTCTCAAAAGACATACAGGTCGTGTCTTGGTAGCCGGGGCTTAGCTAAGGAAGATGGTGTGTATACGCTAAATAGCCTGTGGCAACACACTATGGAACGTTTGCCAGAAGGCTTCCCGTGGTTTGCTAAAGACAAGGGGATTAAGTTTAGCAATGCCTTGTTTGCACTGAATGTTAATCAGTTCCACGGAAACCGAGGATGCCTTCCGGTTGAATTACATAAGCCAATCAATAACTTTTTTAACAATGATATGGCTCCTCGCGAGGCTCTGGATGGAAAACATGCCAGTATCCTTGATCGCCATGGTTATCGTACTGAAAATGGAGAACGGGTCAAATTGACCTCGCATCAGGCTCGACACCTGCTCAACACCATTGCCCAGCGTGGAGGACTGTCAAACTTGGAAATTGCCAAGAGATCTGGACGGGCAGACGTGAAGCAGAATCGAACCTACAACCATATGACTGAATACGAACTGGTTGGCATGGCTGAACGCCTTGATCCCACAAAAGCGCTATTTGGGCCTGTTGGCGAGGTGGCAAAGCATTTGCCCGTGACTATGCAGGAGTTCAATACCTTAGAGCATGCCGCAGTCCATGTGACGGAGTATGGCTACTGTGTGCATGATTACACCATGAGTCCTTGTGAGAAATTCCGAGATTGCGTCAATTGTACCGAACAGGTTTGCATCAAAGGCGATGATACTGAAAAGTTGGATCGCATTAAGAAACGTCTGGAGAAGTTGGAGCGACTGTTTTTTCTTGCTGACGCAGCGGTGGAAAGTGGCGAGATAGGAACTGATCGCTGGTATCAGTACCACAAGAAAACTGTCACCCGGCTTCGTGAACTAGTGGCTATTTTAGAGAATCCAGACATTGAAAATGGTGTCCAGATTAAGCTCCGGGGCAATGATTTCAGCCAACTTCGCCGTGTTGTCGCAAAGACGTCTATTGAGGCCATTGAGCAAAAAGGCAAAGAAAGTGAAGAAGCTGCGATGTTAGATGATTTGACAACTTTGTTAGGAGGTGGCCTTGGCTAA
- the ssb1 gene encoding single-stranded DNA-binding protein SSB1: MASRGVNKVILVGNLGQDPEVRYMPNGGAVANITLATSESWRDKQTGETKEKTEWHRVVLFGKLAEVAGEYLRKGSQVYIEGALQTRKWTDQAGVEKYTTEVVVNVGGTMQMLGGRQGGGAPAGGNGGQQQGGWGQPQQPQGGNQFSGGAQSRPQQQSAPAPSNEPPMDFDDDIPF; encoded by the coding sequence ATGGCCAGCAGAGGCGTAAACAAGGTGATTCTCGTTGGGAATCTGGGTCAGGACCCGGAAGTACGCTACATGCCAAATGGTGGCGCCGTTGCCAACATTACACTGGCCACGTCAGAGTCCTGGCGTGATAAGCAAACCGGCGAAACCAAAGAAAAAACCGAGTGGCACCGCGTTGTGCTGTTCGGCAAACTGGCAGAAGTTGCCGGTGAATACCTGCGTAAAGGCTCTCAGGTTTACATCGAAGGCGCTCTGCAAACCCGCAAATGGACCGACCAGGCTGGCGTAGAAAAGTACACCACCGAAGTTGTGGTTAACGTTGGCGGCACCATGCAGATGCTCGGCGGCCGTCAGGGCGGCGGTGCACCAGCAGGCGGCAACGGCGGCCAGCAGCAGGGCGGTTGGGGTCAGCCTCAGCAGCCGCAGGGCGGCAATCAGTTCAGCGGCGGCGCGCAGTCTCGCCCGCAGCAGCAGAGCGCACCAGCGCCGTCTAATGAACCGCCAATGGACTTCGACGACGACATCCCGTTCTGA
- a CDS encoding bactofilin family protein, whose product MFRKNKESEASVAAKSAVSAGEEKGALMLDKTVSAEDKSSNTVIASGVRFEGNINANGQIYVYGTIVGNIESQEGIVKIMRNGLVEGNIHSRELIVDGGVKGLCRAESVDICENGRVEGTLTYGTLSIKKGGLFTGQAEVLPHPENAVNVVDLIPGAMPALITSENVSDADGQKTVTTECP is encoded by the coding sequence ATGTTTAGAAAAAATAAAGAAAGTGAGGCTTCTGTTGCCGCAAAATCAGCAGTCAGCGCAGGAGAAGAAAAAGGGGCATTGATGCTGGATAAAACCGTCTCTGCGGAGGATAAGTCAAGCAATACGGTTATTGCCAGCGGAGTTCGCTTTGAAGGAAATATTAACGCCAACGGACAAATCTACGTTTACGGTACCATTGTGGGAAATATCGAATCTCAAGAAGGTATAGTAAAAATCATGCGTAATGGCCTGGTAGAGGGAAACATCCATAGCCGCGAACTGATTGTTGATGGCGGCGTTAAGGGGCTTTGCCGGGCGGAAAGTGTCGATATTTGTGAAAATGGGCGTGTTGAAGGTACTTTGACCTATGGGACATTATCGATCAAAAAAGGCGGCCTATTCACCGGCCAGGCAGAAGTGCTTCCCCATCCTGAAAACGCGGTGAATGTCGTAGATTTGATCCCAGGAGCGATGCCGGCCTTGATCACATCTGAAAATGTATCCGACGCTGACGGGCAGAAAACAGTAACAACAGAATGCCCGTGA
- the drt3a gene encoding antiviral reverse transcriptase Drt3a — MIDQSFSARNFRRIYDLDRKNKGTLEVEYFPDAYKIRKKITMLKGFIYRLARRLRSGQISTAKFEEKKGKINEHIKLRKEQYNNEVNSKLKIIAQNVSIKGYALPLTLLPHQVKDKNVYSIGNSVEALFVSRQVKCILSSLYTIKSNNRDLIISRLSALAKEMSPKYIIRADVESFYESINHKSLLDMLHSSPKLSVPPRRVITQLIRKYQALTGLDKGVPRGVGISSYLSELYMSVVDDKIRALPDVTYYERFVDDLIVIFSPDKGGNTCNYLPQITSIINDRALCLNNKTKELDLFTQSNKSFEYLGYKFQLTAGGCSIKMSSNKFQKIRSRIDKTFDDYNQSFSKTPKRAVKNILLRMKFLTGNTRLYNSKSKAFVGIYFSNRFITDLSDLKGLDSYLSNKINGLQNQKLKKRIGRFSFSKGFEDKIFRKFSFIEFSDISKGWSHD, encoded by the coding sequence ATGATTGACCAGTCTTTTTCAGCGAGAAATTTTAGAAGGATATACGATCTTGATAGGAAAAATAAAGGTACTTTAGAAGTTGAATACTTCCCTGATGCTTATAAAATCAGGAAGAAAATAACAATGTTAAAAGGTTTTATTTATCGGCTTGCAAGAAGACTGAGAAGTGGTCAGATTAGCACAGCTAAATTTGAAGAAAAAAAAGGTAAAATTAATGAACATATTAAGCTTAGAAAAGAACAATATAATAATGAAGTGAATAGCAAATTGAAAATTATTGCACAGAATGTCAGTATAAAAGGATACGCTTTACCTTTGACGTTATTGCCACATCAAGTGAAGGATAAAAATGTATATTCAATTGGTAATTCAGTTGAAGCATTATTTGTGTCTAGGCAAGTAAAGTGTATTTTAAGCTCGTTATACACAATAAAATCAAATAATAGGGATCTGATTATCAGTCGTCTAAGCGCCTTGGCTAAGGAAATGAGTCCAAAGTATATAATCAGGGCCGATGTTGAAAGTTTTTATGAGTCTATAAACCATAAGTCTTTATTAGATATGTTGCATTCATCTCCTAAATTATCTGTTCCGCCACGCCGGGTGATTACTCAGTTAATTAGGAAATATCAGGCTTTAACTGGGTTAGATAAAGGGGTGCCTCGTGGCGTAGGCATAAGTTCTTATTTATCTGAGCTGTATATGAGTGTTGTAGATGATAAAATAAGGGCTTTACCCGATGTTACTTATTATGAACGGTTTGTAGATGATTTGATAGTGATCTTCTCACCAGATAAAGGGGGGAATACTTGTAACTATCTCCCACAAATTACTAGCATTATAAATGACCGTGCCTTGTGCCTTAATAATAAAACAAAAGAATTGGATTTATTTACACAATCTAATAAAAGTTTTGAATATCTAGGTTATAAATTTCAGCTAACAGCTGGAGGCTGTAGTATAAAGATGAGTTCTAATAAATTTCAAAAAATTAGAAGTCGAATTGATAAAACATTTGATGACTATAATCAGAGTTTTAGTAAAACACCAAAGAGAGCAGTAAAAAATATTTTGCTTAGAATGAAATTTCTTACCGGAAACACTCGACTTTATAATAGTAAATCAAAAGCTTTTGTTGGTATATATTTTAGCAATCGATTCATAACTGATTTATCTGATTTAAAAGGATTGGATTCTTATTTATCGAATAAAATAAATGGGTTGCAAAATCAGAAGCTTAAAAAAAGAATTGGTAGGTTTTCCTTTAGTAAAGGTTTTGAAGATAAAATTTTTAGGAAATTTAGCTTCATAGAATTTAGCGATATATCTAAGGGGTGGTCACATGACTAA
- the uvrA gene encoding excinuclease ABC subunit UvrA, which translates to MDKIEVRGARTHNLKNINLVIPRDKLIVVTGLSGSGKSSLAFDTLYAEGQRRYVESLSAYARQFLSLMEKPDVDHIEGLSPAISIEQKSTSHNPRSTVGTITEIHDYLRLLYARVGEPRCPDHDIPLAAQTVSQMVDNVLAQPEGKRLMLLAPIIKDRKGEHAKTLENLASQGYIRARIDGEVCDLSDPPKLELQKKHTIEVVVDRFKVREDIAQRLAESFETALELSGGSAVVADMDDEKAEELLFSANFACPICGYSMRELEPRLFSFNNPAGACPTCDGLGVQQYFDPDRVVQNGELSLAGGAIRGWDRRNFYYFTMLRSLAEHYKFDVESPWNELSDTVKKVVLHGSGKESIEFKYMNDRGDTSVRRHPFEGVLHNMERRYKETESSAVREELAKFISNRPCTSCEGTRLRREARHVFVENTALPTISDMSIGHAMEFFQNMKLSGQRAQIAEKVLKEIGDRLKFLVNVGLNYLSLSRSAETLSGGEAQRIRLASQIGAGLVGVMYVLDEPSIGLHQRDNERLLETLIHLRNLGNTVIVVEHDEDAIRAADHIIDIGPGAGVHGGQVVAEGTMKDIIAVPESLTGQFLSGKREIAVPKQRVAADPSKVLKLSGAKGNNLKDVTLTLPVGLFTCITGVSGSGKSTLINDTLFPIAQRQLNGATIVEPAPYRDVQGLEHFDKVIDIDQSPIGRTPRSNPATYTGVFTPVRELFAGVPEARSRGYTPGRFSFNVRGGRCEACQGDGVIKVEMHFLPDIYVPCDQCKGKRYNRETLEIKYKGKSIHEVLDMTIEDAREFFDAVPALARKLQTLIDVGLSYIRLGQSATTLSGGEAQRVKLARELSKRGTGQTLYILDEPTTGLHFADIQQLLEVLHQLRDQGNTIVVIEHNLDVIKTADWIVDLGPEGGSGGGEILVSGTPETVATCEASHTARFLKPLLK; encoded by the coding sequence ATGGATAAGATCGAAGTTCGGGGCGCCCGCACCCACAATCTCAAAAATATCAACCTCGTCATCCCGCGCGACAAACTGATTGTTGTCACCGGGCTTTCGGGTTCAGGCAAATCCTCGCTGGCATTCGACACCCTGTACGCAGAAGGGCAGCGCCGCTACGTTGAATCCCTCTCCGCCTACGCGCGTCAGTTCCTGTCGCTGATGGAAAAGCCGGATGTCGACCATATAGAAGGGCTGTCGCCGGCGATTTCTATCGAACAGAAATCCACGTCGCATAACCCGCGCTCCACCGTCGGCACCATTACGGAAATCCATGACTACCTGCGTCTGCTTTACGCCCGCGTCGGCGAGCCGCGCTGCCCGGATCACGATATCCCGCTCGCGGCACAAACCGTCAGCCAGATGGTCGATAACGTGCTGGCTCAGCCGGAAGGCAAACGTCTGATGCTGCTTGCGCCGATCATTAAAGATCGTAAAGGCGAGCACGCTAAAACGCTGGAAAATCTGGCAAGCCAGGGCTACATACGCGCGCGCATCGACGGTGAAGTCTGCGATCTGTCCGATCCGCCGAAATTAGAGCTGCAGAAGAAGCACACTATTGAAGTGGTTGTGGACCGTTTCAAGGTGCGCGAAGACATCGCCCAGCGCCTGGCCGAGTCGTTTGAAACCGCGCTGGAGCTCTCCGGCGGCTCTGCGGTTGTCGCCGACATGGACGATGAAAAAGCGGAAGAGCTGCTGTTCTCCGCCAACTTTGCCTGTCCGATTTGCGGCTACAGCATGCGCGAGCTGGAACCGCGCCTGTTCTCCTTTAATAACCCGGCCGGCGCCTGCCCAACCTGCGACGGACTGGGCGTTCAGCAATATTTCGATCCGGACCGCGTGGTGCAAAACGGCGAGCTGTCGCTGGCCGGCGGAGCTATTCGCGGCTGGGATCGCCGTAACTTCTACTACTTCACCATGCTGCGCTCGCTGGCCGAGCACTATAAGTTCGACGTGGAATCCCCGTGGAACGAGCTGAGCGACACGGTGAAGAAGGTCGTGCTGCACGGATCTGGCAAAGAATCCATAGAATTCAAATATATGAATGACCGCGGCGATACCTCCGTGCGCCGCCATCCGTTCGAAGGCGTGCTGCACAACATGGAGCGCCGCTACAAAGAGACGGAATCTTCCGCCGTGCGGGAAGAGCTGGCGAAGTTCATCAGCAACCGCCCCTGCACCAGCTGCGAAGGCACCCGTCTGCGCCGTGAAGCGCGCCATGTGTTTGTCGAAAACACCGCGCTGCCGACCATCTCTGACATGAGCATCGGCCATGCGATGGAATTCTTCCAGAACATGAAGCTGAGCGGCCAGCGCGCGCAAATCGCGGAAAAAGTGTTGAAAGAGATTGGCGACCGCCTGAAGTTCCTGGTGAACGTCGGCCTGAACTACCTCTCTCTCTCCCGTTCAGCAGAAACGCTGTCCGGGGGCGAAGCCCAGCGTATCCGTCTGGCTAGCCAGATTGGCGCCGGGCTGGTTGGCGTAATGTACGTGCTGGATGAGCCGTCAATCGGCCTGCACCAGCGCGATAACGAACGCCTGCTGGAAACCCTGATTCACCTGCGTAACCTCGGCAACACGGTAATTGTGGTTGAGCACGATGAAGATGCCATTCGCGCCGCCGACCATATTATCGATATTGGCCCAGGCGCGGGCGTGCACGGCGGCCAGGTAGTCGCCGAAGGCACCATGAAGGATATTATCGCGGTGCCGGAGTCCCTGACCGGGCAGTTCCTGAGCGGCAAACGCGAAATTGCGGTACCGAAACAGCGCGTTGCCGCCGACCCATCGAAGGTGCTCAAGCTCTCCGGCGCGAAGGGCAACAACCTGAAGGACGTTACGCTTACGCTGCCGGTTGGGCTGTTTACCTGTATCACCGGGGTTTCAGGCTCAGGGAAATCGACGCTGATCAACGATACGCTGTTCCCGATTGCCCAGCGCCAGTTGAACGGCGCCACGATTGTCGAGCCCGCGCCGTATCGCGATGTTCAGGGTCTGGAGCATTTCGATAAGGTCATCGACATCGACCAAAGCCCGATTGGCCGTACGCCGCGCTCCAACCCGGCAACCTACACCGGCGTCTTCACGCCCGTTCGTGAGCTGTTTGCCGGCGTGCCGGAAGCGCGCTCACGCGGCTATACGCCGGGGCGTTTCAGCTTCAACGTTCGCGGCGGGCGCTGTGAAGCCTGCCAGGGCGACGGCGTAATCAAGGTGGAAATGCACTTCCTGCCGGATATCTACGTGCCGTGCGACCAGTGCAAAGGCAAGCGCTATAACCGTGAAACGCTGGAGATTAAGTACAAAGGGAAAAGCATTCACGAAGTGCTGGATATGACCATTGAAGACGCTCGTGAGTTCTTCGATGCCGTACCGGCGCTGGCGCGTAAGCTGCAAACGCTGATCGACGTAGGCCTGTCCTATATTCGTCTCGGCCAGTCGGCCACCACGCTGTCGGGCGGCGAAGCGCAGCGCGTTAAGCTGGCGCGTGAGCTCTCCAAACGCGGTACCGGCCAGACGCTGTATATCCTTGATGAGCCGACCACCGGCCTGCACTTCGCGGATATTCAGCAACTTCTGGAAGTGCTGCATCAGCTCAGGGATCAGGGCAACACCATCGTGGTCATTGAACACAACCTCGACGTGATTAAAACCGCAGACTGGATTGTGGATCTGGGGCCGGAAGGCGGCAGCGGCGGCGGTGAGATTCTGGTCTCCGGCACGCCGGAAACCGTCGCGACCTGCGAAGCATCCCATACCGCACGGTTCCTTAAACCGTTGCTGAAATAG
- a CDS encoding MmcQ/YjbR family DNA-binding protein, protein MTNSELLEYCMKKPGAEQSVHSDWKATQIKVGDVLFAMVHEENQRPAVSLKATPELAELLRQQHQDVFPSAHLNKAHWSTLYLDGSLPGSQIYYLVDASYQQAVTLLPEQVRQQLSV, encoded by the coding sequence ATGACGAATTCGGAGCTTCTGGAGTACTGCATGAAGAAGCCGGGCGCAGAGCAGAGCGTGCACAGCGACTGGAAAGCAACCCAAATTAAAGTTGGCGATGTGCTGTTTGCCATGGTGCATGAAGAGAATCAGCGCCCGGCGGTATCCCTCAAGGCGACGCCAGAGCTGGCAGAGCTTCTGCGTCAGCAGCATCAGGATGTGTTCCCCAGCGCTCATTTGAACAAGGCGCACTGGAGCACGCTCTATCTGGACGGCTCGCTGCCCGGCTCGCAAATTTACTATCTGGTGGATGCTTCTTATCAGCAGGCGGTGACTTTGCTGCCTGAACAGGTCAGGCAGCAATTGTCGGTTTGA
- the drt3b gene encoding antiviral reverse transcriptase Drt3b, producing the protein MTKKALSINFPIERVVLSDFLPYEVPIVFSNRHFYKFIVKHQIKHDGLNFKWLKIDGCLNSLILLLLGLEQDTEIVEIVDKGISYTKTNIKYAKLPSIAFTFPISHKHKEYRYLSLMHPKGQLLGIDFYRNYKDLITYYSNVSPFSLRSAKRTAGCTYIDSKSLIESFEKDDLSIEVEGQDYENLKSFFVYKKYRNIFEFYESEDHHWCEKRFNFLSKLDVSNCFDSIYTHSISWAVLQKNYSKQQLNKTQSTFPFKFDQLMQRSNYNETNGIIIGPELSRIFAEIIMQSVDNNIINDLNKDGLVLGGDYQVYRYVDDYFIFYNDDDVFNKIRISTQKNLKIFKLSLNKYKEEKFSRPIITPITIAKKKIANLISERISYNISDNGSLEEDTKKGSVYIHQNSLSTDFKSILSVSGITYSDILNYSLSIIERKIKTLFKDYKELSKDESGERQLINAIVSVVNFTYFIYAVAPKVNSTIKLCRIIQQVIMFVKDQRLGEEYQHIVFKCVFDNSCSILDKYSVDKTTPIETLYLLVLIRQLGKYYWLGEKSLVKYFNIRFEGGVYSFDDNLNYFSITSLMFYMSDKKRYNGVRKHLLLHIENIYSMKVDTLLNESELVHLTLDLIACPYIPVSFKKALLSRYGIEKSYVKRIISLNEYWFTKWNDFDFAKELDAKLSNAVY; encoded by the coding sequence ATGACTAAAAAAGCGCTATCTATAAATTTCCCCATAGAACGAGTAGTTCTTTCCGATTTTTTACCATATGAAGTTCCTATTGTTTTTTCAAATAGACATTTTTACAAGTTTATTGTTAAGCATCAAATAAAACATGATGGGTTAAATTTTAAATGGTTAAAGATAGATGGCTGTTTAAATAGTTTAATTCTACTTTTATTGGGTCTTGAACAGGACACGGAAATAGTTGAGATAGTTGATAAGGGCATTAGTTATACTAAAACAAATATCAAGTATGCTAAACTGCCTAGCATTGCTTTTACTTTTCCAATTTCGCATAAACATAAAGAATACAGATACTTGTCTCTAATGCATCCTAAGGGTCAGCTATTAGGCATTGATTTCTATAGAAATTATAAAGATTTAATAACATACTATTCAAATGTTAGCCCATTTAGCCTCAGATCAGCAAAAAGGACCGCTGGTTGTACTTACATCGATTCAAAGTCTCTTATTGAAAGTTTTGAGAAAGATGATTTAAGTATTGAGGTTGAAGGGCAGGATTATGAAAATTTAAAATCTTTCTTTGTTTATAAGAAATATCGTAATATTTTTGAGTTTTATGAATCTGAAGATCATCATTGGTGTGAAAAGCGTTTTAATTTCCTCTCTAAACTAGATGTGTCGAACTGTTTTGATTCAATTTATACCCATTCAATTTCATGGGCTGTTTTGCAAAAAAACTATTCAAAACAACAGTTAAATAAGACACAATCGACATTCCCATTTAAATTTGATCAATTGATGCAGAGGTCTAACTACAACGAAACAAATGGAATAATAATTGGGCCGGAATTATCCAGGATTTTTGCAGAGATAATAATGCAGTCAGTGGATAACAATATCATCAATGATCTTAATAAAGACGGTTTAGTTCTTGGTGGGGATTACCAAGTATATCGCTATGTCGATGACTATTTCATTTTTTATAATGACGATGATGTGTTCAATAAAATTAGAATAAGCACGCAGAAAAATCTAAAAATTTTCAAACTAAGTTTGAATAAATATAAAGAAGAGAAATTTTCGCGTCCAATAATAACGCCAATAACTATAGCCAAGAAAAAAATAGCGAATTTGATATCGGAAAGAATATCTTATAACATTAGTGACAATGGCTCTCTAGAAGAAGATACTAAGAAAGGGAGTGTCTACATACATCAAAATAGTTTGTCTACCGACTTTAAATCGATACTTTCTGTATCAGGCATAACATATTCGGATATCTTAAACTATTCTTTGTCTATAATTGAAAGGAAAATTAAGACACTTTTTAAAGATTATAAAGAGCTTTCAAAAGATGAAAGTGGCGAGCGTCAACTAATTAATGCTATTGTATCCGTGGTGAATTTCACATATTTTATATATGCAGTCGCTCCTAAAGTGAATAGCACTATAAAATTATGCAGGATAATTCAACAAGTAATTATGTTTGTTAAAGATCAAAGGCTTGGCGAGGAATATCAACACATTGTATTCAAATGTGTATTCGACAATTCGTGTTCTATTTTAGATAAATACTCCGTTGATAAAACAACACCGATCGAGACTTTGTATTTGTTAGTGCTGATTAGGCAGCTTGGTAAATATTATTGGTTAGGTGAGAAAAGCTTGGTGAAGTATTTCAATATTAGATTTGAAGGTGGCGTCTACTCATTTGATGATAACTTGAATTACTTTTCCATTACTTCCCTAATGTTTTATATGAGTGATAAAAAGAGATATAATGGAGTTAGGAAGCATCTTTTGCTTCATATTGAAAATATTTATAGCATGAAAGTTGATACTCTTCTAAATGAGTCTGAATTGGTTCACTTAACTTTGGATCTAATTGCTTGCCCATACATACCTGTTTCTTTTAAAAAAGCTCTGCTTTCTCGTTATGGTATTGAAAAATCGTATGTGAAACGAATTATTTCATTAAATGAATATTGGTTTACAAAATGGAATGATTTTGATTTTGCAAAGGAACTGGACGCGAAACTTAGCAACGCTGTATACTGA